One stretch of Sinomonas terrae DNA includes these proteins:
- a CDS encoding NAD(P) transhydrogenase subunit alpha: MGGVQLLTITVLAVFVGFEVVSKVSSILHTPLMSGANAIHGIILVGAITVAGQATDGWVLAVALLAVVLATANLVGGFVVTDRMLEMFRGLKSAGQETVQGPGREAK, from the coding sequence ATGGGCGGAGTTCAGCTTCTCACGATCACGGTTTTGGCCGTGTTCGTGGGGTTCGAGGTGGTCTCGAAGGTCTCGAGCATCCTGCACACCCCGCTCATGTCGGGGGCGAACGCGATCCACGGCATCATCCTCGTCGGTGCCATCACGGTGGCCGGCCAGGCGACGGACGGGTGGGTGCTCGCGGTGGCGCTGCTCGCCGTCGTCCTCGCGACGGCCAATCTCGTGGGCGGGTTCGTCGTCACCGACCGGATGCTGGAGATGTTCCGCGGCCTGAAGTCCGCGGGGCAGGAAACGGTTCAGGGCCCGGGGCGGGAGGCGAAGTGA
- a CDS encoding DUF5947 family protein has protein sequence MPASGAGSDVFSVLRRISTARPVAAGPRCEMCSEPIDDGHPHVVDLESRGLLCTCRPCYLLFTDESAALRYRAIPDRYATLDEVELGQGAWDELEIPIGMAFFFFNSRLGRTVVFYPGPAGATESELPLGAWETLVEQHPSLGSAAADTEAVLIRMEPDAGAVECYIVPIDACYELVGRLRSSWRGFDGGSDARAELDAFFGKVRRLSRPVRTERQHG, from the coding sequence GTGCCGGCGAGCGGGGCAGGCTCGGACGTGTTCTCGGTCCTGCGGAGGATCTCGACAGCGAGGCCCGTAGCGGCAGGCCCGCGCTGCGAGATGTGCTCCGAGCCGATCGACGACGGGCACCCGCACGTCGTCGATCTCGAGAGCCGGGGCCTCCTGTGCACGTGCCGCCCGTGCTACCTCCTCTTCACCGATGAATCGGCCGCGCTGCGTTACCGGGCCATCCCCGATCGGTACGCAACCCTCGACGAGGTCGAGCTGGGTCAAGGCGCCTGGGATGAGCTTGAGATCCCGATCGGCATGGCGTTCTTCTTCTTCAATTCACGCCTGGGCCGCACCGTGGTGTTCTACCCCGGGCCGGCGGGGGCCACAGAGTCCGAGCTGCCCCTCGGCGCGTGGGAGACCCTCGTGGAGCAGCACCCGAGCCTCGGCTCGGCCGCCGCGGATACGGAGGCCGTCCTGATCCGCATGGAGCCGGACGCAGGGGCCGTGGAGTGCTACATCGTGCCCATCGACGCGTGCTACGAGCTCGTAGGGCGCCTGCGGTCCTCGTGGCGCGGCTTCGACGGCGGGAGTGACGCCCGGGCCGAGCTCGATGCCTTCTTCGGGAAGGTGCGGCGGCTGAGCCGACCCGTGCGGACGGAGCGACAGCATGGCTGA
- a CDS encoding hydrogenase maturation protease — MNDVLVAGIGNIFLGDDGFGSEVARALSAKPLGEGVRVVDYGIRGLHLTFDLLDGVDCLIMVDAVPPRAGEPPGSLRLLEVRADDLETASAVPDAHGMEPLAALRHLVQLGGDLPLTFLVGCAAASVEEGIGLSEPVAQCVPGAVDAVRRLVAENLGAQKRLA, encoded by the coding sequence GTGAACGACGTCCTCGTCGCGGGAATCGGCAACATCTTCCTGGGGGACGACGGGTTCGGGAGCGAGGTCGCCCGGGCCCTTTCAGCGAAGCCGCTCGGGGAAGGGGTACGGGTCGTGGACTACGGCATCCGCGGGCTGCACCTCACGTTCGACCTCTTGGACGGCGTCGACTGCCTCATCATGGTCGACGCCGTACCGCCCCGCGCGGGGGAACCTCCCGGCTCATTGCGCCTCCTCGAGGTCCGAGCAGACGACCTCGAGACAGCTTCCGCCGTGCCGGACGCCCACGGCATGGAGCCGCTCGCCGCGCTGCGGCACCTCGTGCAGCTCGGCGGAGACCTGCCGCTGACATTCCTGGTCGGGTGTGCTGCGGCGAGCGTCGAGGAGGGGATCGGCCTGTCGGAGCCTGTCGCGCAGTGCGTCCCGGGAGCGGTCGACGCCGTGCGCAGGCTCGTCGCTGAGAATCTCGGCGCCCAGAAGAGATTGGCCTGA
- a CDS encoding DUF6390 family protein has translation MIDGAQLFVRYAYPPNARGSCGPPDSDALLQYGQSGVTDSGLRELAKGFAGAWPYLELIATATGIRDPLDHRVVEAYWVGNRLLDRVGVTNIGNSMEERFRARTGLQFPHLIEGVLAGGVPHHSFHVFEIYPWLGLLQDDRRSTTALEVLDRCSIRWGEVLAVTGDEVVVRSRTLAWDGSVLAVGPDVVETAKYAVAGTAFVSDLTVGDVVSLHWDWVCDRLTTAQLAQLRHFTARHLEIANSGLDHRGAAIALDH, from the coding sequence ATGATCGACGGGGCCCAGCTTTTCGTCCGCTACGCCTATCCGCCCAATGCCCGTGGGAGCTGCGGGCCTCCGGACAGCGACGCCCTCCTGCAGTACGGGCAGTCGGGCGTGACGGACAGTGGCCTGCGCGAGCTCGCCAAGGGGTTTGCGGGCGCTTGGCCCTATCTCGAGCTCATCGCCACCGCGACCGGCATCCGCGATCCCCTCGACCACCGGGTGGTCGAGGCGTACTGGGTCGGAAACCGCCTCCTGGACCGGGTGGGCGTGACGAACATCGGGAATTCGATGGAGGAGAGGTTCCGGGCCAGGACCGGGCTCCAATTCCCGCATCTGATCGAGGGCGTCCTGGCGGGCGGCGTCCCGCACCACAGCTTCCATGTCTTCGAGATCTACCCGTGGCTGGGCCTTCTTCAGGATGATCGGCGTTCGACGACGGCGCTCGAGGTCCTGGACCGCTGCAGCATCCGCTGGGGCGAGGTCCTGGCCGTGACCGGCGACGAAGTGGTTGTGCGGTCGCGGACCCTCGCATGGGACGGCTCGGTCCTGGCCGTCGGGCCGGACGTGGTCGAGACGGCGAAGTACGCCGTCGCAGGCACGGCCTTCGTCTCCGACCTCACTGTGGGCGACGTCGTGTCCCTCCACTGGGACTGGGTGTGCGACAGACTGACGACGGCGCAGCTCGCCCAGCTGCGCCACTTCACCGCGCGGCACCTCGAGATCGCCAACAGCGGCCTCGACCATCGCGGCGCGGCGATCGCGCTGGATCACTAG
- a CDS encoding DUF6893 family small protein: protein MKTVGVMTTVLGALAGVALLVVGVRSIPDIMRYLKIRQL, encoded by the coding sequence ATGAAGACCGTAGGCGTCATGACCACCGTTCTGGGAGCGCTCGCGGGGGTCGCGCTGCTTGTCGTCGGCGTGCGGTCGATCCCCGACATCATGCGCTACCTCAAGATCAGGCAGCTGTGA
- a CDS encoding ABC transporter ATP-binding protein codes for MPSRGETMLSFAAVGCRYSRARWVFRNASFSIAAGSTMAILGPNGSGKTTLIRCAAGLLSPREGSVTRNAPPGYVPQSHGSAFAYTAFDMVLMGRAQGKGWFQQPNSSDRAAAGAAMERVGISGLADRLLPTLSGGERQLVLIARAMATGSPLLILDEPSTGLDLKNQARVLGLLRDLRQAGMSLLLSTHHPDHARAVADQVAIVQNGGVECGSAPEMLTESRLSALYGVPVSAVDYLDAAGRPVQTIVTGLGEPTNPVVHRPVGGGG; via the coding sequence ATGCCTAGTCGCGGTGAGACGATGCTGAGCTTCGCCGCGGTGGGGTGCCGCTACTCGCGGGCCCGGTGGGTCTTCCGGAATGCGAGCTTCAGCATCGCGGCGGGCAGCACGATGGCCATTCTCGGGCCCAACGGGAGTGGCAAGACAACCCTCATCCGCTGCGCCGCCGGTCTCCTGTCCCCGCGGGAAGGCTCCGTCACGCGTAACGCCCCGCCCGGCTATGTGCCCCAGTCCCATGGGAGCGCGTTCGCGTACACGGCGTTCGACATGGTGCTCATGGGACGAGCCCAGGGCAAGGGGTGGTTCCAGCAGCCCAACTCGTCCGATCGGGCGGCGGCCGGCGCCGCGATGGAACGTGTCGGGATCTCCGGACTCGCCGACAGGCTACTTCCCACACTGAGCGGAGGGGAGCGGCAGCTCGTCCTCATCGCCCGCGCGATGGCCACGGGTTCCCCTCTTCTCATCCTCGACGAGCCGTCCACAGGGCTCGACCTCAAGAATCAGGCCCGTGTCCTGGGCCTCCTCCGGGACCTCAGGCAGGCGGGAATGTCCCTCCTGCTGAGCACGCACCATCCCGACCACGCGAGGGCAGTCGCCGACCAAGTCGCGATTGTCCAGAACGGCGGCGTGGAGTGTGGGAGCGCGCCCGAGATGCTCACGGAGTCTCGGCTTTCCGCCCTGTACGGCGTGCCGGTCTCCGCCGTCGACTATCTCGATGCTGCCGGCCGTCCCGTCCAGACGATCGTCACTGGGCTCGGCGAACCCACGAACCCGGTCGTGCACCGGCCTGTCGGGGGAGGCGGGTGA
- a CDS encoding ABC transporter substrate-binding protein: MTSFPEMSRRSLIKGILVGGSAAVLVGCGDTGTTSGSSPSASGEAGGGSGPITIKDQRGKTLTFERPVTSVVTIPMPAASLLVAVDESAAHLSAMHSASWTAMRTGIMGTMFPNALKVPHDIAAQDFTPNVESIRALNPDVVIQWSDAQLTAPLEDAGLKVVGFNNTGSEQDVEAWTALFAQMLGKPQRAAQLQARSNDELHQVQSLAKGRTAGPRVLYFNRFVGGLKVAAAGTYNDFYIRLVGAQNAAVGPHGAGAAGLVGVDVEQVLGWDPEIILLGNFDAALPKDVYANSVWQSVSAVRNRRVYKVPLGGYRWDPPGQESPLMWHWLSDVSYPQPHSDLRAKMVDYYRLLYSYEPTAAQMDGILWRDANASSADYAQFLTT, from the coding sequence ATGACGAGCTTCCCTGAGATGTCGCGACGCTCGCTCATCAAGGGCATTCTCGTCGGCGGCTCAGCGGCGGTGCTGGTCGGCTGCGGGGACACGGGGACAACCTCGGGTAGTTCGCCATCGGCCTCGGGGGAAGCGGGCGGAGGATCTGGCCCGATCACCATCAAGGACCAGCGCGGCAAGACGCTCACCTTCGAGCGGCCCGTCACGAGCGTCGTCACGATCCCTATGCCGGCGGCCTCGCTCCTCGTCGCTGTCGACGAGAGCGCGGCGCACCTCTCCGCGATGCACAGCGCCTCGTGGACGGCCATGCGCACGGGCATCATGGGCACGATGTTCCCCAACGCCCTCAAGGTTCCCCACGACATCGCCGCCCAGGACTTCACCCCGAACGTGGAGAGCATCCGCGCACTCAACCCCGACGTCGTCATCCAGTGGAGCGACGCGCAGCTCACCGCACCGCTCGAGGACGCAGGGCTGAAGGTCGTCGGGTTCAACAACACGGGGAGCGAACAGGACGTCGAGGCCTGGACCGCCCTCTTCGCCCAGATGCTCGGCAAGCCCCAGAGGGCCGCGCAGCTTCAGGCCCGCAGCAACGACGAACTCCACCAAGTCCAGTCGCTCGCCAAGGGCCGCACCGCGGGCCCGCGTGTCCTCTACTTCAACCGATTTGTCGGCGGCCTCAAAGTAGCGGCCGCAGGCACCTACAACGACTTCTACATCCGCCTGGTCGGCGCCCAGAACGCCGCGGTCGGGCCACACGGCGCGGGTGCTGCGGGACTCGTCGGGGTCGACGTCGAGCAGGTCCTGGGGTGGGATCCCGAGATCATCCTGCTCGGCAACTTCGACGCCGCCCTCCCGAAGGACGTCTACGCGAACTCCGTCTGGCAGAGCGTATCCGCGGTCCGGAACCGGAGGGTCTACAAGGTCCCGCTCGGCGGCTATCGGTGGGACCCGCCCGGCCAGGAGTCTCCGCTCATGTGGCACTGGCTCTCGGACGTCAGCTACCCCCAGCCGCACTCCGACCTCAGGGCGAAGATGGTCGACTACTACCGATTGCTCTATTCCTACGAACCAACAGCGGCGCAGATGGACGGCATCCTCTGGCGCGATGCGAATGCGTCCTCGGCCGACTACGCGCAGTTCCTCACGACCTGA
- a CDS encoding DUF6084 family protein: protein MADVSFEVLDILPERFSTVPQLVARLRITESTGTPIHAMALRCQVRIEAQRRKYDDDEVPGLLDLFGSRMRWSSTLKPFLWLNASTMVQGFSESTETDLVIPCTYDFDVTASKYLHALREGAVPLALLFSGTIFEAGGTGFRVEQVPWDREAAYQMPVAVWRELMETHYPNAGWLRLHHETLRALAHYKAAKALPTWEAAIEALLARAEEEVK, encoded by the coding sequence ATGGCTGACGTGTCCTTCGAGGTCCTGGACATCCTCCCCGAACGCTTCTCCACAGTGCCGCAGCTCGTCGCGCGGCTGCGCATCACCGAGTCGACGGGGACGCCGATCCACGCGATGGCGCTGCGCTGCCAAGTGCGGATCGAGGCGCAGCGGCGGAAGTACGACGACGACGAGGTGCCCGGGCTGCTCGACCTCTTCGGCTCGCGCATGCGCTGGAGCTCGACGCTCAAGCCGTTCCTCTGGCTCAACGCGAGCACGATGGTCCAAGGATTTAGCGAGAGCACCGAGACCGACCTCGTCATCCCCTGCACCTACGACTTCGACGTGACGGCCTCGAAGTACCTCCACGCCCTCCGCGAGGGTGCCGTTCCGCTCGCGCTGCTGTTCTCCGGGACGATCTTCGAAGCAGGCGGGACAGGCTTCCGAGTCGAACAGGTCCCGTGGGACCGCGAGGCCGCGTACCAGATGCCGGTGGCCGTCTGGCGCGAGCTCATGGAGACCCACTACCCGAACGCGGGATGGCTCCGCCTCCACCACGAGACGCTCCGCGCCCTCGCCCACTACAAGGCAGCGAAGGCACTGCCGACGTGGGAGGCGGCCATCGAGGCGCTCCTGGCACGCGCCGAGGAGGAGGTCAAGTGA
- a CDS encoding Re/Si-specific NAD(P)(+) transhydrogenase subunit alpha has translation MDVGVARESILGEKRVAVTPESARQLIGLGLGVVVEAGAGAAAGYPDAAYAAEGARIVPSLDVATVDVIAHVRPLDPPAAARLKPATVTVGLASPSSELPTVRALAEGRVTAFALELVPRISRAQSMDALTSQALVTGYRCVLEAAIRLPRFFPLYMTAAGTIPPARVLVLGAGVAGLQAIGTAKRLGARVSANDIRPASADEVASMGGTFIRLDLESAEAAGGYARELGADRAVLQRQLLAPHVAEADVLITTAAVPGRPAPLLVTRDMVAAMRPGSVVVDMAAESGGNVEGSVAGVDVVVPTADGSGEVTVVGLKDAASAMASDASRLYAKNVANFIALLTREGEVHPDFDDEVVAGACLTHDGGVLHEPTAQALAALAAATGSPVLRAGEGREDEEIEGGAG, from the coding sequence GTGGACGTCGGCGTCGCGCGTGAAAGCATCCTTGGGGAGAAGCGCGTCGCGGTCACTCCGGAATCGGCGAGGCAGCTCATCGGGCTGGGGCTCGGCGTCGTCGTCGAAGCGGGCGCGGGTGCGGCGGCAGGCTACCCAGACGCCGCGTACGCTGCGGAGGGCGCGCGGATCGTCCCGTCCCTCGATGTGGCGACGGTCGACGTCATCGCCCACGTCCGCCCGCTCGATCCCCCAGCAGCGGCCCGCCTGAAGCCAGCGACGGTCACGGTTGGTCTCGCCTCGCCGTCGTCCGAATTGCCCACCGTCCGCGCGCTCGCGGAGGGGCGCGTCACGGCTTTCGCGCTCGAACTCGTGCCGCGGATCTCCCGCGCGCAGTCGATGGACGCGCTCACCTCGCAGGCCCTCGTGACGGGTTATCGCTGCGTGCTCGAGGCGGCGATACGGCTTCCGCGGTTCTTCCCCCTCTACATGACGGCTGCCGGGACGATTCCGCCCGCCCGCGTCCTCGTCCTCGGCGCCGGTGTCGCCGGCTTGCAAGCCATCGGCACTGCGAAGCGGCTCGGGGCGCGCGTCTCCGCGAACGATATCCGCCCGGCCTCGGCCGACGAGGTCGCGTCGATGGGTGGGACGTTCATCCGGCTGGACCTGGAATCGGCCGAGGCCGCGGGCGGTTACGCGCGAGAGCTCGGTGCGGACCGGGCAGTGCTCCAGCGTCAGCTCCTCGCGCCCCACGTCGCGGAGGCGGACGTCCTCATCACCACCGCAGCCGTGCCGGGCCGCCCCGCACCGCTCCTCGTGACGAGGGATATGGTCGCCGCCATGCGCCCGGGGTCAGTCGTCGTGGACATGGCCGCGGAGTCGGGAGGCAACGTCGAGGGCTCGGTCGCGGGGGTGGACGTCGTCGTCCCGACGGCCGACGGTTCCGGCGAGGTCACGGTCGTCGGCCTCAAGGACGCCGCCTCGGCCATGGCCTCCGACGCATCGCGCCTCTATGCGAAGAACGTCGCCAACTTCATTGCGCTCCTGACGCGGGAGGGGGAGGTTCACCCCGACTTCGACGACGAGGTCGTCGCCGGAGCATGCCTGACGCACGACGGCGGCGTCCTGCACGAGCCCACCGCGCAGGCTCTCGCGGCGCTCGCCGCGGCGACGGGATCGCCGGTGCTGAGGGCAGGCGAGGGGCGGGAGGACGAGGAGATCGAGGGAGGGGCAGGCTGA
- a CDS encoding FecCD family ABC transporter permease, producing the protein MLPKTSRSQREPLLATDAVRIERRPVRAAPAVVVGAVLLFVVAVAALAVGRYTVSMSDVLRILFPFAAPGSDDVSDAARSVVLLVRLPRILLALLVGGGLSIGGAALQATFRNPLVSPEIIGVSSGASFGGALALLLGAGAAVLVGSSFVFGIIALVLLFAITAGREGAPLLMVVLGGVVTGSFFSALVALITYIADPYTTLPAIVFWLLGSVASATYAKVLVALIPVLLGTATLLAVRWRINILSLGDEDAKALGIRPSPLRWTVLVAVALIVAGAVAVSGAVSWVGLVVPHLARMWVGPDHRVLLPVSFLMGAAYIIVVDTLARTLTPGEIPLGVLTALIGAPAFFVLLRRNRTRIWDDA; encoded by the coding sequence ATGCTGCCCAAGACGAGCCGATCGCAGCGCGAACCCCTTCTCGCGACAGACGCCGTTCGCATCGAACGTCGCCCAGTACGCGCGGCCCCCGCCGTCGTCGTCGGCGCCGTCCTCCTGTTCGTCGTCGCGGTCGCAGCGCTCGCCGTCGGCCGCTACACCGTCTCGATGTCCGACGTCCTGCGGATCCTGTTCCCGTTCGCCGCCCCCGGAAGCGACGATGTCTCCGACGCCGCGCGCAGCGTCGTGCTGCTCGTGAGGCTGCCGCGGATCCTGCTCGCGCTGCTCGTGGGCGGGGGCCTCTCCATCGGCGGCGCCGCCCTGCAGGCCACTTTCCGCAACCCCCTCGTCAGTCCCGAGATCATCGGCGTCTCTTCCGGTGCGTCGTTCGGCGGCGCACTCGCTCTCCTGCTCGGGGCGGGTGCGGCCGTGCTCGTGGGCTCGTCGTTCGTCTTCGGGATCATCGCGCTCGTCCTGCTCTTCGCGATCACGGCCGGGCGGGAGGGCGCCCCGCTGCTCATGGTGGTCCTGGGAGGCGTGGTCACGGGCTCCTTCTTCTCCGCGCTCGTAGCCCTGATCACGTACATCGCGGACCCGTACACGACGCTCCCGGCGATCGTCTTCTGGCTTCTGGGGAGCGTCGCCTCGGCGACTTACGCCAAGGTGCTCGTTGCCCTCATCCCGGTGCTCCTCGGAACGGCGACGCTCCTTGCGGTGCGGTGGCGGATCAACATCCTCTCGCTAGGCGACGAGGACGCCAAGGCGCTGGGAATCCGGCCCTCGCCCCTGCGCTGGACGGTGCTCGTCGCGGTGGCACTGATCGTCGCCGGTGCGGTAGCGGTGAGCGGAGCCGTCAGCTGGGTGGGCCTGGTCGTGCCGCACCTCGCTCGCATGTGGGTCGGCCCGGACCATCGCGTGCTGCTGCCCGTCTCCTTCCTCATGGGCGCGGCCTACATCATCGTGGTCGACACCCTCGCGCGAACCCTGACCCCCGGGGAGATTCCCCTCGGCGTCCTGACCGCCCTCATCGGGGCGCCCGCGTTCTTCGTCCTCCTCAGGCGCAACCGTACGAGGATCTGGGACGATGCCTAG
- a CDS encoding sigma-70 family RNA polymerase sigma factor, translating to MKIEERNRLVVEHLPLVGYLVSDLCARATHLSREDMASAGSLGLVLAAESFDPSTGVPFGAFARRRITGALMDELRSLDWAGRGARKRMKAVGAVTETLTSSLGRKPSHDEIAAALGVSRETVDEAAADAARTVSPLDETVSDTLVADAVAPEEATLAGERTRYLRAAVDSLPERLRLVVTAIYLEGGSVKDVAERLGISSSAVSQQRSEAIRLLREGLAVHYADGPEAAPAVESRSMSPRRAAYLESFAEAVRGAASGHRLVSPAAS from the coding sequence GTGAAGATCGAAGAACGCAACCGCCTGGTGGTGGAGCATCTCCCGCTCGTGGGCTATCTGGTCTCAGACCTGTGCGCCCGAGCCACCCACCTCTCCCGCGAGGACATGGCATCCGCTGGCTCGCTCGGCCTCGTGCTTGCGGCCGAGTCGTTCGACCCGAGCACAGGGGTTCCCTTCGGGGCCTTCGCCCGGCGCCGCATCACCGGGGCACTCATGGATGAGCTCCGGTCCCTGGACTGGGCGGGCCGAGGGGCGCGCAAGCGCATGAAGGCGGTCGGCGCCGTGACGGAGACCCTCACGAGCAGCCTTGGCCGGAAGCCCTCCCATGATGAGATCGCGGCTGCCCTCGGAGTGAGCCGTGAGACCGTCGACGAGGCCGCCGCCGACGCGGCCCGCACGGTGAGTCCCCTCGACGAGACCGTCTCCGACACGCTCGTGGCCGACGCGGTCGCCCCCGAGGAAGCGACCTTGGCGGGCGAGCGAACGCGCTACCTGCGCGCCGCCGTGGACTCGCTTCCCGAGCGGCTGCGGCTCGTGGTGACGGCGATCTACCTCGAGGGCGGCTCGGTCAAGGACGTCGCCGAGAGGCTCGGTATCAGCTCATCCGCCGTGTCCCAGCAGAGGAGCGAGGCGATCCGCCTCCTCCGCGAAGGCCTCGCCGTGCACTACGCGGACGGTCCCGAGGCGGCCCCGGCCGTCGAATCCCGGTCCATGTCGCCACGCCGCGCCGCCTATCTCGAAAGCTTCGCGGAGGCAGTCCGGGGCGCGGCCTCCGGTCATCGTCTCGTATCCCCGGCGGCGTCGTAA
- a CDS encoding homoserine dehydrogenase, with translation MKTERNIAVAITGFGSIGRRIAQMLLARREAYRERYGADVRITGVCGSAAGLIDLAGLEPARLDDRERVAQGLTGETFLRQMDADVLIEAGPSDYRTGGASLLYLRGALERGMQAIAVSKGALVVDLRGLLRLADAHGGSLRLSAAAASGLPTVDFLRHSLAGCRVLSFEAVLTGTANLVLEEMMNGLGFGDAVALAQERGIAEPDPSFDVEGWDTAAKLVIIANAALGAGLRLDALPREGIRHVGADDVARWRSEGQSPRLVGFVERDDGGFRAGVELRTYGQDHPFAHLRGSMKGLTAVTDEMGPLTVIGGASDPRATAAAALKDFEHILAAR, from the coding sequence ATGAAGACCGAGCGGAACATCGCCGTCGCCATCACGGGCTTTGGGAGCATCGGACGCCGGATCGCCCAGATGCTGCTCGCCCGGCGTGAGGCTTACAGGGAGCGCTACGGCGCCGACGTGCGGATCACCGGAGTCTGCGGCTCTGCCGCTGGCCTCATCGACCTCGCAGGGCTCGAGCCCGCCCGGCTGGATGACCGGGAGCGCGTCGCCCAGGGTCTCACCGGTGAGACGTTCCTCCGTCAGATGGATGCCGACGTCCTCATCGAGGCTGGCCCGAGCGACTACCGCACCGGAGGGGCCTCGCTCCTCTACCTCCGCGGCGCCCTCGAACGCGGCATGCAGGCGATCGCCGTCTCGAAGGGGGCGCTCGTCGTCGACCTTCGCGGGCTTCTCCGCCTCGCCGACGCCCACGGTGGAAGCCTCCGGCTCAGCGCAGCCGCAGCGTCCGGCCTGCCCACAGTCGATTTCCTTCGGCACAGTCTGGCCGGCTGCCGCGTCCTTTCCTTCGAAGCGGTCCTCACGGGCACCGCGAACCTCGTCCTCGAGGAAATGATGAACGGCCTCGGCTTCGGCGATGCGGTGGCCCTCGCCCAGGAGCGCGGCATCGCCGAACCTGACCCGAGCTTCGACGTCGAGGGCTGGGACACCGCGGCGAAGCTCGTCATCATCGCCAATGCGGCGCTCGGGGCCGGCCTACGTCTGGACGCCCTCCCGCGGGAGGGAATCAGGCACGTAGGCGCGGACGACGTCGCTCGGTGGCGTAGCGAGGGCCAGTCGCCGCGGCTGGTCGGTTTCGTCGAGCGCGACGACGGCGGCTTCCGGGCCGGCGTCGAACTCCGGACCTACGGGCAGGACCACCCCTTCGCCCATCTGCGCGGGAGCATGAAGGGCCTCACCGCGGTGACCGATGAGATGGGCCCGCTGACCGTTATCGGAGGCGCCTCCGACCCCCGTGCCACGGCCGCCGCAGCGCTCAAGGACTTCGAACACATCCTCGCAGCGCGCTGA
- a CDS encoding HoxN/HupN/NixA family nickel/cobalt transporter, with the protein MPASRTAREGLPRARRLAEGEWASIVAMAGVVLGLHLIGWGALLWITAGQNLPSGSVSVFGVGLGASAYVLGVRHAFDADHIAAIDNTTRRLMHGGARPVSVGFWFSLGHSSIVFGLCALLASGVRVFLQQTGADGSGVHQLLALVGAGISGLFLWIIGILNLIVLIRMGAVLLHMRRGGKEEAALEQLLGQRGLMNRFFGRAAKVARPWQMYFVGLLFGLGFDTATEVGLLVLAGGAAAFALPWYAILTLPVLFAAGMSLFDSLDGCFMNFAYGWALARPARKVFYNLLVTALSVAVALGVGTVELASVLDARAGITDGPLAAIGRIDLATAGYAVTGLFLFTWAVAISIWKFARIEEREGAPRKGGRDRLAR; encoded by the coding sequence GTGCCGGCGTCGCGGACCGCTCGGGAAGGCCTCCCTCGGGCTCGGCGCCTCGCCGAGGGCGAATGGGCTTCGATCGTTGCGATGGCGGGCGTGGTGCTGGGCCTGCATCTGATCGGCTGGGGTGCGCTGCTCTGGATCACGGCGGGGCAGAACCTTCCCTCGGGCTCCGTCAGTGTCTTCGGCGTCGGGCTGGGGGCCTCGGCCTACGTCCTCGGCGTCCGGCACGCGTTCGACGCCGACCACATCGCCGCGATCGACAACACCACCCGGAGGCTCATGCACGGTGGTGCGCGGCCCGTCTCGGTCGGGTTCTGGTTCTCCTTGGGTCATTCGAGCATCGTGTTCGGGCTGTGCGCCCTGCTCGCCTCGGGCGTCCGGGTCTTCCTGCAGCAGACAGGGGCGGACGGTTCGGGCGTGCATCAACTGCTCGCCCTCGTCGGAGCCGGGATCTCGGGACTGTTCCTGTGGATCATCGGCATCCTCAACCTGATCGTCCTGATCCGAATGGGCGCCGTGCTCCTCCACATGCGCCGTGGCGGGAAGGAGGAGGCGGCCCTCGAGCAGCTGCTCGGCCAGCGCGGCCTCATGAACCGGTTCTTCGGGCGTGCGGCGAAGGTGGCCAGGCCCTGGCAGATGTACTTCGTGGGGCTCTTGTTCGGGCTCGGCTTCGACACGGCGACCGAGGTGGGTCTCCTGGTTCTGGCCGGCGGGGCCGCGGCCTTTGCCCTGCCTTGGTACGCCATCCTGACCCTGCCCGTGCTCTTCGCCGCGGGAATGAGCCTCTTCGATTCCCTCGACGGGTGCTTCATGAACTTCGCGTACGGCTGGGCTCTCGCCCGTCCCGCCCGAAAGGTCTTCTACAACCTCCTCGTCACGGCCCTCTCGGTGGCCGTGGCTCTGGGAGTCGGCACCGTCGAGCTAGCCTCCGTCCTCGATGCGAGGGCAGGGATCACGGACGGACCGCTTGCGGCGATCGGTCGGATCGACCTCGCTACGGCCGGCTATGCCGTCACGGGCCTGTTCCTCTTCACGTGGGCCGTTGCGATCAGCATTTGGAAGTTCGCCCGGATCGAGGAACGGGAGGGCGCCCCGCGCAAGGGCGGGCGAGACAGGCTCGCGAGGTGA
- a CDS encoding HypC/HybG/HupF family hydrogenase formation chaperone, whose translation MCLGIPGRVVEVLEGYGGQLALVDVSGVQRKINIGLLDSPPQPSEWVIIHMGFALEQVDEATAHEAFVGLQILGRPAEAE comes from the coding sequence ATGTGCCTCGGAATTCCGGGAAGAGTCGTCGAAGTCCTCGAGGGCTACGGCGGCCAGCTCGCGCTCGTCGATGTCTCGGGCGTGCAGCGGAAGATCAACATCGGCCTTCTCGACTCGCCGCCCCAGCCTTCGGAATGGGTCATCATCCACATGGGCTTCGCGCTCGAGCAGGTCGACGAGGCGACCGCACATGAGGCGTTCGTCGGCCTGCAGATCCTCGGCCGCCCGGCCGAGGCCGAGTAG